ACGAGGCGGTCACGCACGCCCGGCCGCGCCCGCAGCCAGCGGCCGACGATCTCCTCCGACACGCCGGCGGAGTAGACGTCGGCGGTGTCGATGAAGGTGCCGCCGGCATCGACGAAGCGGTCCAGCTGGGCGAAGCTGCCCGCCTCGTCGGTCTCCGCTCCGAAGGTCATCGTGCCCAGACACAGAGTCGACACCACCGTTCCGGTGGCGCCCAGAGTGCGATACCGCATGTCCGTCCTTCCGGTCCGAGTGACAAGCTGATCTTCGCACCGGGTCCGGCCCGCCGCACAGCGAGGTCCTCGGGGGCCGCGACACGCGGGTACGGTGAGATCGTGCTCTCGGCCGTGAAGGGTCTGTCCCGTCACTACACCGAGGAGTCCCTGCGCGCCCACCTGCTCGAGCGCTCCCACCGCCGTGAGAACGGCTGCCTCGTCATCCACGGCTACGGGCCGCGACGCGGGGTGCACCAGAAGGTCGCCGGTCGGGCGTGGGCGCACATCGCCGCGTACGTCGTCTTCGTCGGCGGGTACGACCCCATCCTCGACGTCGACCAGACCTGCGGTGCCGCCGACTGCATCGAGCCGACCCACCTGCGCCAGGTCAGCCGCGCCGAGGCCAGCCGCAACCGGACCCAGTCGGGCCTGTGCCGCAACGGCCACCAGCGCGAACTCGACCCCGAGACCGGCCGGTACCGCCGGGTCTGCCGGACGTGCAACCGGGAGGCCCAGCGCCGGTGGCGGGAACGCGAGGCCGCCGCGGTGGCTCAGGCCCGCGCCGCCTACGGCCGCTTGTAGCCCAGCCCTCCCCCGCGCTCGCGTGGCCCGACCGGGGTCAGACGGTTGGGTGTCACTCCCGGGTCAGTCCCGGCGGCAACGCGTCTTCGTCGGATCGGACCCGGCGGGCGTTGGCCAACGGGTCGCGTTGGAGGG
This genomic stretch from Micromonospora krabiensis harbors:
- a CDS encoding HNH endonuclease, encoding MLSAVKGLSRHYTEESLRAHLLERSHRRENGCLVIHGYGPRRGVHQKVAGRAWAHIAAYVVFVGGYDPILDVDQTCGAADCIEPTHLRQVSRAEASRNRTQSGLCRNGHQRELDPETGRYRRVCRTCNREAQRRWREREAAAVAQARAAYGRL